Below is a window of Ornithodoros turicata isolate Travis chromosome 7, ASM3712646v1, whole genome shotgun sequence DNA.
ACGGATTGGAGGCTTAGAACTGCCTTTCGGGTACAACCGCTCACTGGACTCAGCTTGGTGCCATTGAAAATTTCCATTGTGGTTCTCGTACCCCACGGGCAGAATGCACGAGAAGCGACGAATAATGTGAACCGTTTTTCAGTTTGCTCAAGTTGCACAGTGTACAGAAATTAGAATGTACCAATGTAGTTGTAGGCTTTGCTACTTGAACAAGTGTTACCTGTTGTCGAAATAAAGAGCAAAGATACAAGTAAAGACTGCTTTCCCGAGGTTGATTTGCTTTCACTGCATTTCAACAGACCCTACTGCCAACTACTGGACTGTCTTGTCTGACGCATACCTATCAGAAACAAAGCTTTACAAAATGAACGAAAGGTATAGCGCTAAAAGGTACAACGAAAATAGCGCTGCACAGCGGCTATTTTTGTTCCATGTGGCTTTTGTGACGTTGTCTTCACTGCGGAAGTAGTTCTGATATGAAGAAGCATTCTTTACAGGGATGAAGAACAGCTCTAGCACTATAGCTTCATTGCCAAAGTGATTGAATATGGATGTTTGCAATCTTTTAGTATTACACCTGCACTCCTACAGCATTTCATGCTTCTATGCAAATTTGTTACCTAACCCAGATTAGTGTTCTTACCAGACACTCCCCTTTACAAGTGCGTGTATGTATCGTCGCGTGATCTTCGCTAAAATTGCACTGATGCTCATTACATGAAACGCGAAGGCACTTCTCAGTGGAATAAGGCAGTTTCAGGACACCAGTCTTAAATTGCGGCACAATGCGAGCAAATAATGCCGTAAAAGGGTGCGCCGTGTGGATCAGCAGTGACCTAGACAAATCCGACGCGAACACGACCTCTTGGGGCGTTTCGGGTGGTCAGTTTCTTCTTCCTGAAATGGGAGTAATCGTTAGGGCATGGGCATTTGAGAGCATGTTCAGGCCATCAAAAATATAATATGCCGGATAACCAGTCCCAGGTTTTTGAGACGCCACAAGCTTTTCAATTTGACTGGATGAACAGTAATACACAAAACTGGTGCTGAAATTTGATTTGACAGCTAATATAGTCTGTATGAATCAGCGTCActagaagaaacaaaacaaacagaaacagaagaagaaacgtAACGTAAAAAGAAACACGGTGCATGCCAGTGGGGATGACTGTTCCTAATGACTAACGTGAGCTCCTTTTGTTAGAGCACAGTTTCTCAAAACGAGTTTCTTTTCAAAACTTTTCTCAAAACGAGAAAAGTTTTTGAAGGCCGCAACTCTCAGTTACGGCTCGACCTTGAACTGTGAGCCTATACTTTGTTTTCATCAATGCCACCACTCAGAAGGGCAGGAGGACTATCGTGCGGGTATCAGGGCGGGTACTCTATCCCCCGCTAAACCTGACCAAAAACTAGGCACGTTCCAGAGCCCTTTcgcgatcccccccccccgaatcagTCACGACCCCCAGTTTCGGAAGCACTGGCCTGTATGTATATACTATTGTCATTTTACCGTACTTCACTGGTCGACCACTTACTTTCCGAAGGCCTCCCAATCAACGCCCTTGAAGTAAGGATGCTTCATGAGCTCGAAAAACCCTGTGGAGCGACAACCGATGCGTAGTCGTGGCCTCTGTTGAGGTGACATAGTTCGTTGTCTTTCAGATAACCTCTTTTGACAACGAGATGCTTACCTCGACAAGGAGATCAGAGATGAGGCTCTTTGCTGTGTCGTGAAGATGAGTTGGTAGAATGATGGGCACAACTTCCGCATCTAAGAAGTTGACAATTTCAGTATCTTGTACTACATATCTCCTACTCATAACTACTTttggggcgtacgccatttttgtggcagttgTGAACTGCATAAAGCCACAAGGtggcagtggtggtggtgcttctggAAGAGCTCCtagttgtcggcctcacagaggtggacaatGACTAACGCTCTAGGAGaatatggcgtacgccccccatttCCAGCCAACCAGGGGGAAGAGCAATGTCACTCTGAATGatggttcatttttaagagtgtgctctTGCAGCTTTTTCATAAGAAATCTGTGTCAAAAAGGGAAAaacaacaccctgtatattgtaaCACGTGGTAATGAAGGTACATTAGCAATTCTCATGGCCAACTGGGCCGTGTGGTTCACTCGGTAGCACGTCCGCCTTCTGATCCGAAGGTTGGACACATTACCAAATGATCCACTGAGTCGATCCAGCAACAACTAGCCACCATGCGGTGAACTGAAGGGCTCCCAGCAGGATGAAAATATCTGCATAGGTGGTCAATTACAAGCGCAGGCATATGCAGGGCACTATTTCCCGAAACAGAAGTGATGCTTACATTGATACATATATGCCCTGTCCACCCAGTGATCCAGGTTAGTCTTGGCCGAGTAGATGGACATGGGCGTATGGCGGACGTACATTACGTAGATCAGAATCCCCAGCGACCAGTAGTCTGAGGCCTTGTCTACGAGACAAAATCAATCattaaacaaaaaacaaaacaaaaaagaagaaagaacaggaAAATTATcttggcaaagtgccaattcagccaaCAATACGGGCACTGTTAGCACTGTGCACTCAGCACAGCTATTCGGCATCTCGTGTCTGTCTAAAATGTGAGAAACACTCTCATTTTCCACCCAATATCACCAGATGTTACCCCTGTTTTCTCGTGGACGTCACCATATTGAAAGCGTAGCACAGTCTCGCCTAGTTGGGTTCTGCCGCTATGCTAAACCTATTTGAGTCTTGAGAATATGGCAAGAGAAGACTTACCGTACACTTCCATTCGTAGTACTTCAGGTGCCATATAGGGAATGGAGCCCACACGGCTGCTCGATGACTTGCCAGCCTGAAAGTTGCATAGAATTGCATAGAATAATAAGCAAAAGGATTTTGCTTATTGAGGCAGTCATTTCTTCCAGAGACATATGCCAGGAATATCAAGAATGCTGCAAACAACCAAATCATTTGCGTCTCGCCCAACATGAATCACGCACCAGTCTGGTGCATTAAAAGAGAGTGAAGTAATATTTGGTCAAAACATTAGAATGGATATTACGAGCGAGACATCTAATCGTAACACACTGCTGCACGGGAGGGATCGCTGTTGCTCCCAGACATAGTACGCCCTCTATTCATGGTCTGTGACGCGAGCTGTACGTGCATCTTGTTCACGTGTCCGCTTTGCGCTTGGCAGCTATGCTACACTTATATTTCTTACGTGAAAACACCATGCAATAATCAAACGGAAGCAGATTTTGTTCTAGGGTACTCCTTTAACCAATTAGATCACATGGGACGAAGCACGAGGCGTGGACTCATTGGTATTGTTTGAGGCACCATTATGAGGTGCTGTATGCTGCAATGCCGGCCCTGCGACTCCTCCTTCCAGGAGTGAACCCCCCCCAAACCTCAGCTCCCACAAATTATCCATACTCCTCTCTGGACTACTGTCATGATGATGAGGTAGATGTCCCTGGCCGTAATGCAAACAGGGCACTTACGGAGCAAAACCCAAAATCGAACAGTCGTGCAGTTCCATGCATGTCCACCAGGATGTTATGCGGTGACAAGTTGCGGAACATCAAGTCTGGAATCACGAAAATGAATCAATCGAAGTTGAATGAACCATGAAtccaacgatgaaagatgaaagtcactgaaaaggttagccagctgtagggatcgaacccacatctactggattgccggtccagggctctaccaattgagctaagctaacacgcctctccagcgactttcagggtgcgtcatctgaagggacgacaaaccagccactcactctcactcaccctcctttcactcttacatttttgctcactcatacacacattcatacgacggaaatcgacgcaagcggcacctgttgaacaagagataaactgatgttctgaggctggaacaacacacaagggacagatacaaacaaagcctcaaattgcctaagatcgttgatttcttaggcaatttgaggctttgtttttATCTGCCCCttgtgtgttgttccagcctcagaacatcagtttatctcatgAATCCAAGTTGTGCGCCTTGCAACGTGGCATCTAATCCCAGGCAGTCGTGTGGGGATAAACGCACTGCGTTCTCACTTTAACACTCGTGGAGGCTAGGCTCTCGAAAATGCCACCGTAATTTGCTTTCAGTGAAAAGGGGCAATCTTGCTTTTCGATTTTCATGCGTTTTACAGGCCTCCGGGAGAATTCTGATCGGGGATCTGAGATTGCTGTATCGATGTCTCGTTTACATGTACTTCAATGGGTCAGCTGACGAGAACCAGCAATTTGATCGTAACATCGAAGTTATCGTTATATCGAAGATCGGAATAAACGGGCTCGGCTGCATGTACTATCAGTCCTCTTAATAGCGCAGCAGAGTCTCTGCGTGCGCCATAACCAAAGATGTGAGGCATACCCCTGTCATGGATGTACTTGATGGCGTAAGTGATCTGGGACATCAACTTGACAATGACGTCGTCCCTCAGGGCGCCCTCATCCAGAAGGCTCTGCAGTGTGCAGCCCTCGTAATATTCTGCTACAAAGCAGTAGCTGGAACACGATTTTTGTCATTACGTAATTAGAATGCCATTAGACGATCGCGTACCATCGTGAAGTCGAGAAGAAACTCTTGAGGCCCACGATGAACTGGCACGACGACACGGCGTCCCATGTCTTGCGCTCTCTAGCAATGGCGCGACCTCTCTACGGAACAAAGTTATTTTTTTAACGCACGCGAAAATAAATTAACCTCGACTCTATCGCAACTCAAGTACCATAATTTCACGTGCGTAAGCCACACCACAGATATGCCGCAGAGTGCCAGTGGAAAAAAAATATCGCGCATAAGCTGCGGCTAATACGCACGAAATTACCGTAgtatatttagggcctgactttttcgggttttatttttggccaaatttggggggtaaatatcgggtgatatttttcgttcgaaaattcgggtgtattcgggttaaatcccgttacggcatattctgtcgtcaggaattcgggtgattttttttgtttaataaaaatttgtcttaacatggaactaatgtttagcaatgttatcaaactttattttaatgcatgcttatgagtgtgccacgcgacccggatgttttcaggtagattcgggttaaacccgaattttacagatttcgttcggggggtaaatatcgggcggatacgggtttaaccctaaaaagtcaggccctaagtatatTGTGATAGCCCATAGAGTAGAGTAGAAGCTGTGGGCTGTTTGTAGCATAtgcacctttttctttttcattggaCCTTTACCCAGCATGCCCAACGTTATCATTTCCAAACGCCCTCTGTGTGGTTAGCGGGTATTCTTACAGAGAATAATTTCCATCGCTTCTTCCACACGATCTTAAGGATGGCCCATTCCCCGGAGAATGTATGACGTGCGCTGCAGACCAGGTCGTCCTTGCGGTTTCGAATTATGTCGATGACGACGATCTTTGAGAATGACCACTCGAGCACGTTATGGCTCCGCGGCATCTCCTGCAAATGTTTAAGTGTGTACGTGGGAAAATGAGAGAGTATACATGAGAACGAAGCATGCAAACTGTGTACTTTAGCGGTGCGGTGAGGATTACACCACGGCGTTTGGCGTTCGAATACTGAAATGACCACTGAAAATGCCAGGGGGTATCgcatttaaagggacggtcgcatccagaaacccatctatgaaacagataccgctatgtttggcattggctgacaatctacttggctaaTGTTTTCAtccatatgtcggcacagttcccttagaagtcggcccaggacgcacattcccccagggcgtgagtcgtgacgttgcccacatacgttaggccgacaacggcaagccctatcaccaccaccaccaccatccgtAAAgagcttagatattaaataaacaaataagatcagcgctgcttccgcagctgcagaggctccgcCGGAGCGACATCACTCCCTAAGCAGGGGAGTGAGAGGTCGGCGCTCAGAAGCTCGATCTGTGAGGCGAGTGCACTATTTTCACGAGCGACCTCGGAGCTCCAGGGGGGGACCATGGCCCCCCTTTGCTCTCCTCTCAGTATGCCCATGGCTGTTGTCATGCATTCCATcaaataacagtcaaactatgCCACTATTTCACATGGGGTTTTTCGATACCGTGGGTCAGCGATCCATAAATGACACTGGATCATtttgaaatcgactggaacagaCGCgatcgtccctttaaaggggaAGGTAGAAGTAAGGTGTTCTTTCTGTCTGTGTGTTGAGTGCTGCTTTCAAGTACGACGAAGGTAGAGGTGTCGGAATTTCGGTTGTGTCCAGACCGAGGATAAAAATATTCACTAATTAAGAATATTACTGGGAAGAATGTCTCGCACCCTGGTTCATAGTAGGGTTGCCACCCGGCCGGTATTTAACCAGCCGGCTGCCCATTGAAAGTTGCCAGTATTTTACCGCACAGAAGGTGTTCCATAGAGAACTTTCGGCGAATTTGGTGAACGCACCGGAGGAATTTGGAAAGGGCCAAGCTCCGCCGTGGTAGTACTTCCCCTTGTTTCCGAGTCTTGTTTTCAGTGTATACTGTAACACCAATATTGAACTTACTTATTACAGGGGGGGAGATCTTTAGCTTAGGGGATGTTGCCAAAGGAAAGGACTATGCCAGCTGCTGTGACCCATCCGCACTGGCTACGGACCTTTCAGTGGAGCTACTGTTTGCCTCACACAGTGACATAGTCCCCATTCAGCCTCGGACGAACGGACGTGTACTCGTAGGTCATACATGTGCTACAGATGTGCTACAGATTCACGTAGGAAACTATCTTGCACAAACCAGTAAATGCTGCACGAACGAGACACTTCTCCAAGCAGACCTGGAGCTCGTTCTGCTGGCTCTGCCTCCTTTTTCTTCCTCCGCAGGAAGACTCTGAGTCAACATTGATCCCGAGACAGGTGACGCCACGGGTGTTGCGCCTCGACCACGCCATAGGCGCGACAGCAGTTTCTTCTTCTTGGCTAGAGACAGCATAGAATCTTTTATGTCAAACTGTTCTCTGGGTGCTGCCGATTCCATCTCTCTGGCTTCGTCAGATACTAGGCTTATGACGACATTGGGCAAAGAAATCCCGTAGCGACCCTACGCAAGAAAAAGGACCACACTGAAGATGATGAAGATTAAGTTGAGAGACAGGTTTGAAAACATCCTTCTGTGGAAAATGTCTTCGACATAAAAGAGTGCCAGTTCTAGACAGCAGAGTGCCTTCTGCTTCATCTTGCAGAAAAGTTCCTTGGCTTTTATAGTTCTTTTACTTTTCCCGATACACATGTTTCACCATCTCATTACCCTGCCACTCTGGACGATATCTCATActtagaccctgatgttttagggttaaacccgatttttccccgaatttgcaccccgaattgaggttcacctgtctagggttaaacccgatttctacctgcaaaactgcacctaggctaggcacctccaggcatcgacatactagtttctcacaaaatatgcgactgccccttacttctggcactctggataaacggtacagtgaacgtttattctacaataatgcccgaaTTCTCAGAACTCAGTCTGATGGtgatttttctgcccgaatttgcatgaattttcgacatcaatttattgacccgatttctaccccccccccGAATTCGGAAATATatgaaacccgaaaacttcagggtctactcATACTCTGAATCCCGCCTACAATGCCGTCACAATTGTATACGTACCCCACATTGTATGTTTGCTAAATATGATAGAAAATTACTAATTTTGATAAATAAACCCCTTAAAAGTCAGCTCGATAAATTACGGTCACCCCAACTCTTGACCTAAGGTGCGAATGGCAACTCACGTCTCGTCTTCCTTTATCCCATTTGAGAAGAGATCCTTGTTCTCCAGCTGGCCTTGGCACAGCCTTCTGGACACTGATCACTTTGGCACAGTCTGCGGCCTCCTGCATTTGTAATGGCAGCTCTCGTGCACAATTGCAAACATGTGTACAACCCTTTCTCATTTTTAGAAATTATCCTATGGCAGTGCTTCCCAAACTCCGCTACCCTGAGACCCATCAGAAAGATATTCCACCGTGATCCGTGACCACCGTGACCACCCGCTGAACCTGTCCAGAACCCCCGGGGGGTTGCGACCCGCCAGTTTCGGAAACACTGTCCTACGGGAACTATAGCGCATGAGAGCACACCTTGATGACGAAGTCAACTAGACGCTGAGCGGCTTCCCGTAGAACTGGGTCCTGCTTTTGCCTGTCAATATCGGACTGCTCCTCGGTGGTCCGTGGCCTCCGTTCCAGTAAAGACTCCTTTATGAGCAAAGTATATGCTTTAAACAAGTTCTCCAACATATTGCACTTcacgattttttatttttttagatttttatttgtgatttttttattttttagatttttatttgtgattttttattttttagatttTTATTTGcgatttttatatattttttagatttttatatattttttagatTTTTATTCGTgatttgttatttatttttattctccGTCCTCGTCCTACCCAGTACTGgggttttttaatttttctaattgaaacatgtaccaaccagcccaaacactTGCTCTGTTATATGCACCAAGAGCAGAAATAACGAGAATTCCTTACCGTTCTCATGGGAGGTTCCCGCTTTATAGTACGCAATCTTTGATTGTCTACAAAGGAGAGTTCGCCTGGTGGCGTCCCCTCGGTGTCAGTGGGACCGCCGAATGGAATGGAAGGAGACGTCCAGCGTTCTTCATCGTCTCCTGTAGACGGTTGTGATTTGTGGACAGGGTGACCGATTCGGCGAGGGGATGCCTCCGCCCCTATTGTCTCATCCTAAAGAGATCAGGCCCCCCCCCTATCATGTCAAGGTCAAATCGCCCCTGCCGGATACGTGTACCTAATGAATAAATAATTTAGAATTCACGAATAAATAATTTTACTCGCCTTTCGCAGGGGAGGAGGTGGCAACATTGACCGAGTTGGAGTTGGCGGACCTGGTGGTGTGTTTTGCGGTGCTCCTGGCGCTTCTTGTCGCCTAGCGCCGTCTTCGGAGACGCTCGATTGTGAATGTTGACCATGCTGTTCGTACAGTAACTTCGAAATAGAAACCTTTTGTCTGTGTGCAAGAGTCAACACACATTTAGAATTTGATGTTACATCGAGGTAAAGCAATTTTGATACAAAACACACTTACTTGTCTTTCGACATCTTCAGTGAAGCAGGTGACCCGATAGAATGACAGAACGGGAATTTTTCTTGTCGTTTTCTTCGTTTGCGCGTGCGGTTGCTGCGCTTGTTGGGTGTCTTTTGTGGTTAAAAAAGTGTTCGTTGAGGCGTTTAGAACGGATGTCATTTTGTAAATATACTTAACTCTGGAAACTACAGCTTTCGATTCCCGTCCGGTGTAGACGCCAGAAGGAAGATGGGGAGCGGATCATCAACAAGTGAGGAAGGGAAAGCATCCAACGCCTCTCTCTCTTATATCTCTCTCCGCTGAGTGAGGTGCAAACATAAACAAACATGGCGCCGGTTTAAATTTTGTATGAGCGGTGCTTGAACGGTGTTTGACAAGTTATTAATCGTAACGCCTTGCTTAGCAACTGAATTTCTCCGTATGAGTGTGTATTTCTCCCATTGGCAATCCCTAATTTGCATGCCGCAGTTGATTTACTGGTGTACATCTCGTGTGAACCGCTTCATTAAACTTTCTCAACTCCACGAACTTGTGAACTCCCCGGGTTCACTGTTTAACAGCTACTTGAGAATTGAGAAATAATTCATCATGGTGAGCTTGATGGCGGAACTTCATTTCTGGACTATGAAAGAAGACATATTTATAAAAGGTGAGGAGAATCTTACATGACGACGTCTCTGACGTCTTTCGTTTCTCGGCGAGTTTCGTGCATGACTCGTGGTTTTTCTGGGCAGACTCAGACTTGGGCTGCTTCAAGTTCTACGACAAAGGCGACACAGGTTAGGACATAAGCTAGACATTCACCAGAGTACACCTATGTACACTTACCGTTTTAATCTTCTAAAGATCCGGAGGAGCAGTATGTTGATGCAAAGCAAGAATATGCCAGAGGTAGGACAAAAAGCCCAGTACtgttttttttgcaacacaTTCATGCAGTACAACGTCTGAattcatattttactttcttttgTTTTATGAGTTTGCTAATGCTGTAGTTAACACACTtgaatactaaaaaaaaaaacctctcaAAGCTCGAGACACCGTCTGGACTCCATCGAACAAAAGACCCGAAAAACTACGGGATACCCTTAAAGAATTTGAGGTATAGTGTGCACTTTCACTTCCGCAGTTAATTCTACTCGTGCGCATACCTGAATGAGTTCTAAACTTATTTATTTCAACAGGAAATACTTGGTGAACAGAGATGTATCGTATCAAGGTGGTTAAACCCAGGATTGCTACAGGTAAACACAAAATTTAGAAATGGAAATGAAGTACATTTGTTATTTATCTGTGCCCGGGCATTCCCACGATAAATGTTCTCCGTTTTTTTCTGCACCGAAACAAATATATCTTGTAAAGCACACAATGAAACTCTCCTTAATGACCCGCAAAATGGCTAAAAATTGTGCAAAATTTTCTGAGGTTCCAGATTTGCCTTTGTAAATTAGGAAAAATTAAAAAGCACTCTCCTATGCACCCTAACTATCATATTTTGCCGTGTTCCTGGGCTGTTGGGCGACCTTTTATCACCTTGAAGTGCAGGCATATTTTTAAGAGGCGAAATGGGAAAAAGTGCACTATATTGAAAATGTAAAGATAAGCAACATGAACATtaaataatataaataaaaagTTTAGAAAATGAAACTAACCAAACCGGAATACTGTCGTAGCAGACACTGTTGGGAACATTAAGAGGTCAGTATTGTTTATAACTTTGATGTTTGAGCAACGCATTGAAGCAAGTGGCAATCCCTGTATGCACTTTTACCAGTCTCGTACGTTTCCCTGCACATTGTTTAACTGATTGATTTCTTCGTCACAAATATAGCATTTCATCTTGGTATGCTGTATTTTCagtggggtaaaaaaaaaaaaaaggttgccaGTAATGTGTTTCAGTTGCAAAATTTTGATAATTCTCTTTGAGCATTTGGAAAGTACATAAATCCCTCTGCATAATGTGTGTCATTGTGGTGCTTATGTGAtgactaaaaattcactttagTTTCCTGTTTCACATTTTCCAGCTCCTGTTTCACACTGGTATAGTGATTTCGCTGCACATTGCGGTGCAGACTTGTCAGTTGTACAGGGTAGTCATCGACAGATACCTGGTTGGAAAG
It encodes the following:
- the LOC135401712 gene encoding protein kinase C-like 3 produces the protein MSKDKQKVSISKLLYEQHGQHSQSSVSEDGARRQEAPGAPQNTPPGPPTPTRSMLPPPPLRKDETIGAEASPRRIGHPVHKSQPSTGDDEERWTSPSIPFGGPTDTEGTPPGELSFVDNQRLRTIKREPPMRTESLLERRPRTTEEQSDIDRQKQDPVLREAAQRLVDFVIKEAADCAKVISVQKAVPRPAGEQGSLLKWDKGRRDGRYGISLPNVVISLVSDEAREMESAAPREQFDIKDSMLSLAKKKKLLSRLWRGRGATPVASPVSGSMLTQSLPAEEEKGGRASRTSSRSAWRSVSFVQHLLEMPRSHNVLEWSFSKIVVIDIIRNRKDDLVCSARHTFSGEWAILKIVWKKRWKLFSRGRAIARERKTWDAVSSCQFIVGLKSFFSTSRCYCFVAEYYEGCTLQSLLDEGALRDDVIVKLMSQITYAIKYIHDRDLMFRNLSPHNILVDMHGTARLFDFGFCSAGKSSSSRVGSIPYMAPEVLRMEVYDKASDYWSLGILIYVMYVRHTPMSIYSAKTNLDHWVDRAYMYQYAEVVPIILPTHLHDTAKSLISDLLVERPRLRIGCRSTGFFELMKHPYFKGVDWEAFGKKKKLTTRNAPRGRVRVGFV